The stretch of DNA aacgaaaacaaacaaacaaacaaagcaacgaaaacaaacaaacaaacaaagcaacgaaaacaaaatgaccgataccaggaagtgagggaagagggcttaaataacagaacaaactagacacacctgacacggataacgaggggaaaagaaggcggaacataggcgggacaaaggcggagaatgaAACATAAACGAAGCCATGGGAaggaaaggaaaacaacaaagagagagccacatagaaagggaaaacaaacaagaaagtgccaggatgtgacatAGTTCAAATACTAAATATTCACCAGTCTCAGAGTtggtatcttattctggccaaaaataagtttcacctgctttgatcagtcataaaattaagctttgattgggctacaaaaacaacaaacacaaaataaattgaGACTCGGTGACGGAGTTATATCTTTGAATTAATACCTCGTATATACTTGAATATTACATATTGAGTATACTGATGCAATTACAACAACTATTCTAGttattagagattaattaacattctttTAAATTGAGAAAGGAATTGGTCTTTGTGCTTTGGATATGCACattagcggcacggtggcgtggtggttagcacgttcgcctcccagcactgggatcttgggttcaagtcccatctgggtggagtttccatgttctccccgtgtctgcgtgggtttcctccgggggattTTTTGATCTAGATCTAGAGTCTTAAAAAAAAGGTTCAGCATACCTGGGCCTTCCTCCACTACAACTACAAATGTGAATTACACCCAGCAtctctagggggagcccaggagccaaaaaaaacattcttaccTAGcgatcctttaaggtggaaatgaattTGGTAAAAAAGCTCATTTTTGAAGTAATGCCAAAGGTACAAATAGAGGCTCTTTGATATTTGCCTTGCCGTCTTCTGTCTATCCACATTATAACAACAATGGAGAGGccatctttgtttattttgttttaaaaattcaaGTAGAACAACAGATTTCTTGCTATAGATTGAAATGATGTCAAtaacacatatataaacatacttataaacataaataatgtttCTGGACTCATCAGTAAGTGTTGGGTCTGAGCGAATGCTGCAGTAATGTGGCTTGAGGTTGAACAGGCTTTGttttgaatgtaaataaaacacaaaaggaGGAAAAGCTCATTTACATGTGAAATATGAATTATACAGGTGTTAATAAATGAAGTAACCCACAGGTTCATGACCGTGTGTCAACACAATGGCGTTCAGAGTAATCCATAGTCCTTTATTGTTCTCCAGTAAGTATATTTGTTCATACAAACTGTGAACTGTTTGTTCCAGGTTTGTCTCCAGTGGAAGGAGTTCCCACTTCCAGCACACCTCAGGATGGACCCACTCCCAGTGCCCCAAAAATCAGACCAGGTACAATTTGTTTATAGATAACACTGGCTATTAACTACTTATTTATTACTTACTGTGTCCTTCGGGTACATTTTCTACTGAACTGATACTAAAGATTATCAAGAGGGAAAACCTGAGAGTAAGTCGGCTATACATGCAAAGAAAGCACttacaaataatattttctCAGCTGTGTGTAAGGGAACAGCCCAGggccactagagggagacacagAGCTGCCACACAGTATTCAGGGGCAATTTAAAACACCTGTGTCTACCCTTTAAAAGCCAAGGTCATGCACAGTTTTGTGCTCAGTCCTGGTGTTTCAGGGTTCTGGCTGGTAATTTTGGTAAAGGTTGTTTGAGTGTTTACTCTTCGGTTCCCTTTCTCTTGCTGTGACCAAAACTCTCACTTtatctctttaaaaaaacaaatatttaagttCACACTTTTTTTCCAATCTCaagattttaaacaaataaaataaaaataaataaatcataactAATCCATTGTTTGGCCCTTAAGGTCTTGTACCCCTTTATTTATCTTCTCTTGAGTTCCTCAATCTAACTCTGTTTAGCTCTGCACTTGGGTTCCTCCCTTTGCTCTCTGAGGGGTGGCTAACTGTTGAATCACTATGTTACAGCTGTGATTTCTAACACGTCAAAAGTTAACTGATCTATCTGAATTAATTGCAGGAACTTCTATTCCATTGCAAATTCTTGTGTGTTACCCCTCCTGCAGATATGAAATTGTTTGTTCTTTTgtaccaaaacattaaaaataattatcttGCTCTTTGTCAGAATCAATGGAAATATATAAACAGGAGCTGataaagaaatataagaaaataaatgaaggacTCTCAAAGCAAGGAAGATCAGCTCTTCTGAACGAGATCTACACAAATCTGTACATCACAGAAGGAGGGAGTGGAGAGGTCAATAAGGAACATGAGGTCAGACAGATTGAGACACTTTCCAGGAGACCAGCAGCACAGGAGACACCCATCAAATGCAGCCAGCTCTTTAAAGATAAAGCCATCAGAACTGTGCTGACTAAAGGAGTGGCTGGAATTGGAAAAACagtctctgtgcagaagttcattctggactgggccgaaggaaaagaaaaccagGACATCCTCTTCATATTtccacttcctttcagacagctGAACTTGTCAAAGAAAAATTTCACTCTGTTGGAACTTCTTCATAAGTTTTTCCCCAAAATAAAAGAATTAAAACCAATAGACTGTGACTCTTCCAAAGTGCTGTTCATCTTTGACGGTCTGGACGAGTGTCGAATTCCTCTGGACTTCCAGAAGAATGAGGGATTGTGGGATGTAACTGAGTCAGCCTCAGTGGATGTTCTGCTGACAAACCTCATCAAGGGGaatctgcttccctctgctctccTCTGGATCACCTCTCgaccagcagcagccaatcagatccctcCTGAGTGTGTTGACCAGGTAACAGAGGTACAAGGGTTCAGTGACCCTCAGAAAgaggagtacttcaggaagaggATCAGTGACCAGAGCCTAGCCAATCAAATCATCTCCCACATCAAGTCCTCCAGAAGCCTCTACATCATGTGCCACATCccagtcttctgctggatctcagccACGGTTCTAGAAGGAGTTTTGGGTGGAGCAGAGGGTAGAGAGACCCCCAAGACTCTGACTCAAATGTTCACACTCTTCATGATCTTTCAGATCAAACACAAGGAACAAAAGTACCAGGGAAAACAGGAGGTTGATCTTCAGAAAACTAGAGAGAGTGTCCTGGCTCtgggaaaactggctttccaacAGCTGGAGAAAGGCAATCTGATCTTCTACGAGGACGACCTGAGAGAGTGTGGCATTGATGTCAGAGAAGTGTCAGTGTACTCAGGAGTCTGTACCCAGATCTTCAGAGAGGAGTTTGGGCTGCACCTGAGCAAGGTATTCAGCTTTGTCCACCTGAGTGTCCAGGAGTATCTGGCTGCTTTATTTGCATTCCTCTCTTTCATCAGTAGAGATGAACCAGAACAGAGTTCCACTGATCTTTCTGGGATCTTCAGAGCATCCACTATGTCAGAGTTCCTGAAGTGTGCAGTGGACAAGGCCTTACAGAGTGAGAATGGACACCTGGACCTTTTCCTCCGGTTCCTTCTGGGTCTCTCACTGGAGTCCAATCAGACTCCCTTACGAGGAATACTGACTCAGACAGGAATCAGATCTCACAGCACAGAGGAGACAGTGCAGTACATCAAGGAGAAGATCAAGGAGAACCCCTCTCCAGAGACGTCCATCAATCTGTTCCACTGTCTGAATGAACTGGGTGATCGCTCCCTAGTGCAGGAAGTTCAGAAATACCTGGAAAGAGAACGTAGTACTTTTCATGGTAGTCTCAGAGGACTCAATCTCTCTTCTGCCCAGTGGTCAgctcttgtgtttgttttgttgaacTCAGAAGATGATCTGGAAGTGTTTGATCTAAGTAAATTTGATCGATCAGAGGAATGTTTCCTGAAGCTGCTGCCAGTGGTCAAGGAATCCAAAAAAGCAGAGTGAGTATTCTCAGTCTCAGTATTCTCAGTATTCTCATGTCTTGCTGCATTAAGTGAGTGTGCCTGTGTGTTGATGTATTTTGAAAGTGTGTTATTGATTTTCATTATACCTCAAGTGTTAGGGTTGCAATgtgaagacatttttaaatatttttctgagAGAAAACAAAGTCATCATTAAGGACTTTTCTATTccaggttgtgtgtttgtaacCTCACAGAGGAAAGCTGTGCTGCTCTGGCTTCAGCTCTCAGCTCAAACACCTCAAGCCTGAGAGAACTGGATCTGAGTCGCAATAaactgcaggattcaggagtggtgCAGCTCTGTGTTGGTCTGAAAAGTCCACACTGTAagctggagaaactggagtAAGACTGTTGTCTTATTACTGTGTTTAAATTAATGGTTTAACAATTCATTTTATAGATGCTTAGTTAGAATCTGAAATTTACTGTAGATTAACTGCCCATACCCACCATAAACATCCACTACATCATTATTGTGAAAGAGTGGACaaatcagatgtgtgtgtggtaggtGGCAGTATTACACAAATCAGGATTTCTAatgctgcttttccactggcagggctccttTTTGACAGATCACATgcaacatcacaaaataaataccCAAACACATGAAGAATATGTTTATAATATTAGAATGTGTATAGTATATATATCACGTCTTTGTCTATTAATGTGCAGGGATTTTAGACTTATGGAATTATATTTCTTGAattaaacatttctgaaataCTTAAAATATGTGAGAAAtgcaaaatataataaacttTAAATAACAATCAAATAACTGATCCATGTGTTTAATTGACTTGCTGTAATTCACACACATAGTTAAGTTCAACATTTCTAAATACACTGGAAATGGCTTTAACCTTTGGATCTCTGGACTCTTCACTCCatttttcactgtgtgt from Hoplias malabaricus isolate fHopMal1 chromosome 5, fHopMal1.hap1, whole genome shotgun sequence encodes:
- the LOC136696803 gene encoding NACHT, LRR and PYD domains-containing protein 12-like yields the protein MSSSGDQRTETYQRLKMDSSHQPGPLQTTMVAESGGNICAPFLSGNNIQGPVTVNTTIYAHKGLSPVEGVPTSSTPQDGPTPSAPKIRPESMEIYKQELIKKYKKINEGLSKQGRSALLNEIYTNLYITEGGSGEVNKEHEVRQIETLSRRPAAQETPIKCSQLFKDKAIRTVLTKGVAGIGKTVSVQKFILDWAEGKENQDILFIFPLPFRQLNLSKKNFTLLELLHKFFPKIKELKPIDCDSSKVLFIFDGLDECRIPLDFQKNEGLWDVTESASVDVLLTNLIKGNLLPSALLWITSRPAAANQIPPECVDQVTEVQGFSDPQKEEYFRKRISDQSLANQIISHIKSSRSLYIMCHIPVFCWISATVLEGVLGGAEGRETPKTLTQMFTLFMIFQIKHKEQKYQGKQEVDLQKTRESVLALGKLAFQQLEKGNLIFYEDDLRECGIDVREVSVYSGVCTQIFREEFGLHLSKVFSFVHLSVQEYLAALFAFLSFISRDEPEQSSTDLSGIFRASTMSEFLKCAVDKALQSENGHLDLFLRFLLGLSLESNQTPLRGILTQTGIRSHSTEETVQYIKEKIKENPSPETSINLFHCLNELGDRSLVQEVQKYLERERSTFHGSLRGLNLSSAQWSALVFVLLNSEDDLEVFDLSKFDRSEECFLKLLPVVKESKKAELCVCNLTEESCAALASALSSNTSSLRELDLSRNKLQDSGVVQLCVGLKSPHCKLEKLELWDCNLSDKSCAVLASALSSNASRLRELNLSRNNSVKDSGVEQLCTGLKSPQCRLEILKLRSCNLTEKCCASLASALSSNSSRLKELDLSFNKLLKGSGVELLCVGLKNTHCKLETLRLSGCSITEEGFAALASALNSSSSYLKKLQLDCNNPGEIGKKLLSDLQKDPL